One window of the Chryseotalea sp. WA131a genome contains the following:
- a CDS encoding DUF58 domain-containing protein, producing the protein MNVLVTSPLALVSRRFKFDQDKTVPVYPSYIQMRKYELLAISQNLQNTGIKKIRRIGHNQEFELIKDYVSGDDFRTVNWKATARRSKLMVNQYQDERSQQMYSLIDKSRVMQMPFEGLSLLDYAINASLVISNIAIKKSDKAGLVTFQDKVNTLLPAAKRNNQMSIIQENLYRQKTAFVESDYSALYVSLRKALSQRSLLLLFTNFESVFSLQRQLPFLISLAKQHLLVVIFFENTELAKLIDKPTTDLRQVYHQAIAERLAYEKKLIVKELQKHGIQSILTPPQKLTINTINKYLELKARNLI; encoded by the coding sequence ATGAACGTTTTGGTAACTTCACCCTTGGCATTGGTTTCCCGCAGGTTTAAGTTTGATCAAGATAAGACGGTACCGGTGTATCCATCGTATATCCAAATGCGCAAGTATGAGTTGTTGGCGATATCGCAAAACTTGCAAAACACCGGCATCAAAAAAATCAGGCGCATCGGCCACAATCAAGAATTTGAATTGATCAAAGACTATGTTTCGGGCGATGACTTTCGCACCGTGAATTGGAAGGCCACTGCCCGCAGAAGCAAGTTGATGGTAAACCAATACCAGGACGAGCGTTCGCAACAAATGTATTCGCTTATTGACAAGAGCCGTGTGATGCAAATGCCCTTTGAAGGTTTGAGCTTGTTGGATTATGCCATCAATGCCAGTTTGGTGATTTCCAACATTGCTATAAAAAAATCAGATAAGGCGGGGCTTGTTACCTTTCAAGATAAAGTCAATACCCTGTTGCCGGCAGCCAAGCGAAACAATCAGATGAGCATTATCCAAGAGAATCTGTATCGACAGAAAACAGCTTTTGTGGAGAGCGATTATTCCGCTTTGTATGTTTCTTTGCGCAAGGCACTTTCGCAGCGTAGTCTCTTGCTGTTGTTTACTAATTTTGAAAGTGTATTCTCATTACAACGCCAATTGCCATTTCTAATTAGTTTAGCCAAACAACATTTGCTGGTAGTGATATTTTTTGAAAATACAGAGCTTGCTAAGCTTATTGATAAGCCAACCACCGATTTGAGACAAGTATACCATCAAGCCATTGCCGAGCGATTGGCTTATGAGAAAAAATTAATCGTAAAGGAGTTGCAAAAACATGGCATTCAATCGATACTCACGCCACCTCAAAAACTAACGATCAACACCATTAATAAATACTTGGAATTAAAGGCAAGGAATTTGATTTAG
- a CDS encoding cytochrome b5 has product MFTQPNLITKAELSLRNGQDKPQVWVAYKGKVYDVTASRLWKNGKHYEHWAGQDLTDELVDAPHTDEVFKKFVVIGYLIL; this is encoded by the coding sequence ATGTTTACCCAACCAAACTTAATTACAAAAGCCGAGCTTTCTTTGCGGAATGGGCAAGATAAGCCTCAAGTTTGGGTGGCTTACAAGGGCAAAGTTTACGATGTTACGGCTTCTCGTTTATGGAAAAACGGAAAACATTACGAACATTGGGCTGGCCAAGATTTAACAGATGAACTAGTGGATGCTCCACACACGGACGAGGTTTTTAAGAAATTTGTTGTGATTGGATATCTTATTCTTTAG
- a CDS encoding dipeptidase, with amino-acid sequence MQKPLLFFFSIVLLFSCAPKKPVDRMDDAQLRAYADTLAHQYIITDGHVDLPYRLKVKNFRLEREYMGIPVSTKDGDFDYERAKKGGLDAPFMSIYIPSTYQQQPDKGKALADSLINMINTIAEQIPDKFVRANSSAEVEAAFKAGIIALPLGMENGAPVGDDLANVKYFYDRGIRYITLTHGKDNQICDSSYDTTRTWNGLSPFGRTVVQEMNKVGIMVDISHVSDSTFYQVMKLSKVPCIASHSSCRAFTPGFIRNMSDDMIKLLGKNNGVIQINFGSTFLDSTVRAANEANRKKLQVLLDEKKLKFSDSLAKSIIEEYQKLNPSLFADVETVANHIDHVVKLAGINHVGIGSDFDGVGDSLPTGLKDVSQYPNLIYVLLKRGYTEEDIEKICYKNVWRVWSAVEEFAKASK; translated from the coding sequence ATGCAAAAACCTCTACTCTTCTTTTTTTCTATTGTTCTACTTTTTTCATGCGCGCCAAAGAAACCTGTTGATCGCATGGATGATGCGCAGCTCCGTGCGTATGCAGATACGTTGGCTCACCAGTATATCATTACAGATGGCCATGTTGATTTGCCATATCGGTTGAAGGTGAAAAACTTTCGGTTGGAGCGCGAGTACATGGGGATACCCGTCTCAACAAAAGATGGAGATTTTGACTATGAGCGTGCCAAAAAAGGCGGCCTCGATGCGCCCTTTATGTCCATCTATATTCCGTCTACCTATCAGCAACAACCTGATAAGGGAAAGGCATTGGCCGATTCACTGATTAACATGATCAACACCATTGCCGAGCAAATTCCTGATAAGTTTGTTCGTGCCAATTCGTCTGCCGAAGTAGAGGCTGCTTTTAAAGCAGGGATAATCGCATTGCCGCTAGGTATGGAGAATGGAGCGCCTGTGGGTGATGATTTGGCTAATGTAAAATACTTCTACGATCGGGGCATTCGCTACATCACCCTTACCCATGGCAAGGATAATCAGATCTGTGATTCATCATACGATACCACGCGCACATGGAATGGCTTAAGTCCATTTGGCAGAACGGTGGTACAAGAAATGAACAAAGTGGGAATTATGGTTGATATCTCCCATGTTTCGGATAGTACGTTTTACCAAGTGATGAAACTGAGCAAGGTCCCGTGCATTGCTTCCCATTCTTCGTGCCGTGCATTTACACCGGGCTTTATTCGCAACATGAGCGATGACATGATTAAGCTTTTGGGTAAGAACAATGGCGTGATCCAAATCAATTTTGGTTCAACTTTTTTAGATTCAACAGTTCGTGCTGCAAATGAAGCAAATAGAAAAAAGCTTCAGGTATTATTAGATGAAAAGAAACTGAAGTTTTCAGATTCGTTGGCCAAATCAATTATTGAGGAATATCAAAAACTAAATCCATCGTTGTTTGCAGATGTGGAAACCGTTGCCAACCACATCGATCATGTAGTGAAGTTGGCGGGTATCAACCACGTGGGCATCGGTTCTGATTTTGATGGCGTGGGCGACAGTTTGCCAACTGGATTGAAAGACGTATCTCAATACCCTAATTTAATCTATGTTCTCTTGAAAAGAGGCTATACCGAAGAGGATATTGAAAAGATTTGTTATAAAAATGTGTGGCGAGTATGGAGTGCGGTAGAAGAATTTGCGAAGGCATCTAAATAG
- a CDS encoding zinc-dependent metalloprotease → MKRSIGIGLVLIVLTMRVLAQVVTPPQQLMIKPKGQIVCYKNDVNDPIYLPPRFEANPAGRTQTADIQVEYVGFPPDAQASFVRAVDIWKTLIQSNVRINIRAAWVPQDANVLGSAIWGNAFANFDGAPKLNVFYPVALAEKIAGKKLNGDPNPTTGNDYDIYAFFNSTQSRWNFTDTPTPNTYNFTTVVLHEIGHGLGFTDSYDLENELGSFGVQTTTTPLIFDVGVESGAGARLLNQANNTTALATALTNSNVNYNPSRSLVGVASEKPKLYAPSAWSSGSSIAHLDQATYSGTDNRLMRPQLDLNSVVLDPGLIVLNMFADMGWVAPSIVHTPLKDTEVTSNDFTVSVTASSDGTSGYSINNQVKLRYQVNGGAEVELVQAPTSGNQYIFTLPKPSQPTASTTYSYYLVVTDNYKGQNRTFSKPGQFIRPGDSDLQASFQFKAGPDTTIPVIVHTPKDFVLEGTTSLELKVSVTDNIGVQGAKIDYKINSGSLQVLSLVQDNDTTSLYKATLPTTGLVNGTTISYRITATDNSSNANSALAPTATTFYEVAVIGTAPAQNSYSNDFNSPSSDFFGNGYSIITPEGFSNGAIHSSHPYPEAGSGSLNFSYQLRVPIKVKAQGASIKFDEIVLVEPGEPASVFGNDDFYDYVVTEASKDGGLSWKPIEDGYDSRANADWLAKYNSSIISNISQGKGDPSLFKPRVLDLLKNFEAGDEVLIRFRLFSDPGAAGWGWAIDNLKIQIDDEPPILLHNHSDYVIGSSNSLALTAQATDASGVSKVFLDYSVNGGSVTSVEMPLSTAANTYNYILDLSPLAISATNKLNYRLRSIDVLGNTVQIPAVGFFDVVRLNIGTAQASYSSDFNSANTDFAGNFFSISTPSGFTNGAIHSVHSYPNGFGIPNATSNYAFTLTKPILISASNPYLLFDEIGIVEPLNDQINVEGSKDNGSTWQSFIVGYTATSQTSWLSAYNSKSNGTSALFTSRLVNLTQNGSFKSGDQVLIRFRMNVNSTINAWGWAIDNLNIQTPITGFERTLAEASFTIYPNPSAGSKLVLKLETPNDNLIKVHFLTANGSAQQELSIQPVNKQIEQEVNVGDWSDGFYIVKAEVGGAIVTRKFIKSR, encoded by the coding sequence ATGAAAAGAAGTATCGGGATAGGGCTAGTGTTAATCGTACTGACAATGCGTGTGTTGGCTCAGGTGGTCACTCCACCTCAGCAACTGATGATAAAGCCCAAAGGTCAGATTGTTTGTTACAAAAATGATGTTAACGATCCTATTTATTTACCTCCTCGATTTGAAGCAAATCCTGCTGGCCGCACGCAAACTGCGGATATTCAAGTGGAATATGTGGGATTTCCGCCAGATGCACAGGCTTCTTTTGTTAGAGCAGTAGATATTTGGAAGACCTTGATTCAATCGAATGTAAGGATCAATATTCGTGCTGCCTGGGTTCCACAAGATGCGAATGTGTTGGGGTCTGCAATTTGGGGAAATGCTTTTGCTAATTTTGATGGAGCACCTAAGCTAAATGTTTTTTACCCAGTTGCTTTAGCAGAAAAGATCGCTGGTAAAAAATTAAATGGTGATCCGAATCCTACAACTGGAAATGATTATGACATCTACGCTTTTTTTAACAGTACTCAATCTCGCTGGAATTTTACAGATACCCCAACTCCTAATACTTATAATTTTACTACAGTAGTATTGCATGAAATCGGTCATGGTTTGGGATTTACCGATTCGTATGATTTAGAAAATGAATTAGGTTCTTTTGGTGTACAAACCACCACTACACCACTGATATTTGACGTAGGGGTAGAAAGTGGTGCTGGTGCAAGGCTTCTTAATCAGGCGAACAATACAACGGCATTGGCCACAGCACTAACAAACTCTAACGTAAATTATAATCCCTCCCGCAGTCTGGTAGGAGTAGCTTCAGAAAAGCCAAAACTTTATGCTCCTTCCGCATGGAGCTCTGGTTCTAGTATTGCTCATCTGGATCAAGCTACCTATAGTGGAACCGATAATAGACTGATGCGTCCTCAACTAGATTTAAATTCGGTTGTTTTAGACCCAGGCCTGATTGTGTTGAATATGTTTGCCGATATGGGCTGGGTTGCCCCGTCAATTGTACATACCCCATTGAAGGATACCGAAGTAACATCGAACGATTTTACAGTTTCGGTTACAGCTTCTTCTGATGGCACAAGTGGTTATTCGATTAATAATCAAGTCAAGCTAAGGTATCAAGTTAATGGCGGTGCAGAAGTGGAGTTGGTTCAAGCCCCCACTTCAGGAAACCAATATATATTTACCCTGCCAAAACCATCTCAACCGACAGCCTCTACCACCTATAGCTATTACTTGGTTGTAACCGATAACTACAAAGGACAAAACCGAACTTTTAGCAAACCAGGGCAATTTATTCGACCAGGAGATTCAGATCTGCAGGCCTCTTTTCAATTTAAAGCTGGGCCAGATACCACAATTCCGGTGATTGTACATACCCCAAAAGATTTTGTTTTAGAAGGAACAACCTCACTCGAATTAAAGGTATCGGTTACGGATAACATAGGTGTGCAGGGCGCCAAAATCGACTACAAAATTAATTCTGGCTCTCTTCAGGTGCTTAGCTTAGTTCAAGATAACGACACCACTAGCCTATACAAAGCCACTCTTCCAACAACAGGCTTAGTAAATGGAACCACCATTAGTTATCGAATAACTGCTACTGATAACTCTTCTAATGCTAATAGTGCCCTTGCGCCAACAGCTACAACTTTTTATGAAGTAGCCGTCATCGGAACGGCTCCTGCTCAGAACAGTTACTCAAATGATTTTAACTCGCCATCAAGTGATTTCTTTGGCAATGGTTACTCCATCATTACCCCTGAAGGTTTTAGTAATGGAGCGATTCATTCTTCACACCCTTACCCCGAAGCGGGTTCTGGCAGTTTAAATTTTAGCTATCAGTTGCGGGTTCCTATTAAGGTGAAAGCTCAAGGAGCTTCTATTAAGTTTGATGAAATAGTTTTGGTAGAACCTGGTGAGCCTGCCTCTGTTTTTGGTAACGATGACTTTTATGATTATGTGGTTACGGAGGCATCGAAGGACGGTGGATTATCGTGGAAGCCTATAGAGGATGGATATGACTCACGTGCTAATGCTGATTGGTTGGCTAAGTACAACAGTTCGATCATCTCAAACATCTCTCAAGGAAAGGGTGACCCTTCGCTTTTTAAACCTAGAGTTCTTGACCTATTAAAAAATTTCGAAGCTGGCGATGAAGTACTTATACGATTTCGTCTTTTTAGTGACCCTGGTGCAGCTGGGTGGGGTTGGGCTATTGATAACTTAAAAATCCAAATTGATGACGAGCCACCCATTCTTCTGCATAACCATTCCGATTATGTGATTGGTTCATCAAATTCCTTAGCCTTGACAGCTCAAGCTACTGACGCAAGTGGTGTGAGTAAAGTTTTTTTAGACTATAGTGTTAATGGTGGATCTGTCACTTCCGTTGAAATGCCACTAAGTACTGCCGCCAATACCTACAATTACATACTTGATCTTTCGCCACTTGCTATTTCGGCCACCAACAAATTAAATTATCGACTTCGGTCAATTGACGTATTGGGAAATACTGTACAAATTCCTGCGGTTGGTTTTTTTGATGTGGTTCGTTTGAATATTGGCACAGCCCAAGCCTCCTATAGTTCGGATTTTAATTCTGCCAACACAGATTTTGCGGGTAATTTTTTCTCGATTTCAACTCCTTCAGGATTCACCAACGGAGCCATCCATTCCGTTCACTCATATCCAAATGGATTTGGTATCCCAAATGCAACTTCTAATTATGCTTTTACTCTGACAAAGCCAATCTTAATAAGCGCTTCGAATCCTTACCTTTTATTTGATGAGATTGGCATAGTAGAGCCGTTAAATGATCAAATTAATGTAGAAGGCTCCAAAGACAACGGTAGTACATGGCAATCCTTTATAGTTGGATATACGGCTACATCTCAAACTAGCTGGCTTTCTGCATACAATTCAAAATCAAATGGAACATCGGCCTTGTTTACGTCACGCCTAGTGAACTTAACTCAAAACGGTTCCTTTAAAAGTGGCGACCAAGTATTAATCCGATTCAGAATGAACGTTAATTCAACCATTAATGCATGGGGATGGGCCATCGATAACTTAAATATTCAAACACCTATTACAGGTTTTGAAAGAACGTTGGCGGAAGCATCGTTCACTATTTATCCAAACCCATCGGCCGGTTCTAAATTGGTGCTGAAACTTGAAACACCCAATGACAATCTTATAAAAGTTCATTTCCTTACTGCCAATGGTAGTGCACAGCAAGAGCTGTCCATTCAACCAGTCAATAAACAAATTGAGCAGGAAGTTAATGTTGGCGACTGGAGTGATGGGTTTTATATTGTAAAAGCAGAAGTGGGCGGGGCAATCGTTACGCGCAAGTTTATTAAGAGTCGGTAG
- a CDS encoding ATP-binding protein — translation MFTSTKRQSSVKKICVIGPECTGKTALAKFLGDYYKTPWVEEYARAYLNKLGTPYQQNDITKIAHGQLRMEDEWLNDANKILICDTNLLVLKVWSEHKYGNCEAEILNLIQQRTYDLYLLTNIDIPWQYDPQREHPDKREHFWEVYKKEVATTGVATVEISGTGSERTTIATKAIDAILSSTDS, via the coding sequence ATGTTTACAAGCACCAAACGGCAGTCTTCTGTAAAAAAAATCTGCGTCATTGGCCCGGAATGCACAGGCAAAACAGCATTAGCAAAGTTTTTGGGCGACTACTATAAAACACCATGGGTGGAAGAATATGCCAGGGCATATTTGAATAAATTGGGCACACCCTATCAGCAAAACGACATAACAAAAATTGCGCATGGCCAATTGCGCATGGAAGATGAATGGCTGAACGATGCCAATAAAATACTGATCTGCGACACGAATTTGCTAGTGCTAAAAGTGTGGAGTGAACATAAATATGGAAACTGCGAAGCTGAAATATTGAACCTGATTCAGCAACGAACGTACGACTTATACTTGCTTACCAATATCGATATCCCTTGGCAATATGATCCACAGCGAGAACACCCCGATAAACGTGAGCATTTTTGGGAAGTCTATAAAAAAGAAGTGGCCACTACGGGTGTGGCCACTGTTGAAATTTCCGGAACGGGTAGTGAACGCACAACCATCGCAACAAAAGCCATCGATGCAATTCTTTCATCTACCGACTCTTAA
- a CDS encoding TolC family protein produces the protein MPKSQYLSLRFFYAFLLAACGFQLAAYFPAHSQDTLSLARAIQIGLKNNFGVQIQQLNVEAAKKNNTWGMAGRLPTVTLSASQNNSIIQRKPANPFAVAGLNIVDNVLGQLDVQFTLFDGFAVQIAKQRLEQLEAMSKGNATFVMESTIQSIILSYYQAVVEKERLQVFIVNRDFSKERYSYVKLKKSLGSAINFDVLQEQNNYLTDSANVLQQEIVVKNSMRNLNVLLNEPINNKYEFTNRLEIENEEYRYEDLRDKMFSSNTNLRNQYISQELMNNATRNAQSNMAPSLLLNVGGTGSLDQLTANFRANTGNTIENTVGYLNRDLAQPVFLSVNETALTQQTQTGNSYGGYANLSLRYTLFNGSQLRRAVDNAQIQEKMAKLTTEQLKANLENSLLAGHDFYNLRKQLVQIATIKLEAAELNLGLANERYKNGALSAIDLRIVQENYRSAALEKFAAIYAGLSSKLDLVRLTGGLVDKFPSNR, from the coding sequence ATGCCCAAGTCCCAATACCTAAGCCTGAGATTTTTTTACGCCTTCCTGCTAGCTGCTTGTGGCTTTCAGCTTGCCGCCTATTTTCCTGCTCACTCCCAAGACACCCTCAGCCTTGCCCGCGCAATTCAAATCGGATTGAAGAATAATTTTGGAGTGCAAATTCAGCAACTGAATGTAGAGGCCGCAAAAAAAAATAACACGTGGGGTATGGCCGGTCGGTTGCCAACGGTTACACTTTCAGCTAGTCAAAATAACAGTATCATCCAACGGAAGCCAGCGAACCCATTTGCAGTAGCCGGTTTAAACATCGTAGATAATGTATTGGGTCAATTGGATGTTCAATTCACATTATTCGATGGCTTTGCTGTGCAAATTGCCAAGCAACGATTGGAGCAATTAGAAGCTATGAGCAAAGGCAACGCTACCTTTGTGATGGAGTCCACCATCCAGTCTATTATTTTATCGTACTATCAGGCGGTTGTGGAAAAAGAGCGACTACAAGTGTTTATTGTAAACCGTGATTTTTCAAAAGAGCGATATAGCTATGTAAAACTTAAGAAAAGCTTAGGCTCGGCTATTAATTTTGATGTGTTACAAGAGCAGAATAACTATTTGACCGATTCAGCCAATGTGTTGCAACAAGAGATAGTGGTTAAAAACTCGATGCGAAACCTGAACGTGCTGCTAAACGAACCAATTAACAACAAGTACGAATTCACCAATCGGTTGGAAATTGAAAATGAAGAATACCGATACGAAGACTTGCGCGATAAAATGTTTAGCTCCAATACAAATTTGCGCAATCAATATATTTCACAAGAGCTAATGAATAATGCTACACGCAATGCACAATCGAATATGGCACCCTCGCTTTTATTGAACGTTGGAGGGACTGGGAGCCTAGACCAATTGACTGCGAATTTTCGAGCCAACACAGGCAACACAATTGAGAACACGGTCGGCTACTTAAATCGCGATTTAGCACAGCCCGTATTTCTTTCGGTAAATGAAACCGCCCTAACCCAACAAACTCAAACAGGTAACTCGTATGGAGGTTACGCCAATCTCTCCTTGCGCTACACTTTATTCAACGGAAGTCAGTTAAGGCGAGCGGTGGACAACGCACAGATTCAAGAAAAGATGGCCAAGCTTACCACCGAGCAACTTAAGGCCAATTTGGAGAACAGCTTACTGGCTGGCCACGATTTTTACAACTTGCGAAAACAGTTGGTGCAAATAGCTACCATCAAACTGGAAGCAGCCGAATTGAATTTGGGTTTGGCAAATGAGCGCTATAAAAACGGTGCGCTCAGTGCCATTGACCTGCGCATTGTGCAAGAGAATTATCGCTCAGCTGCATTAGAAAAATTTGCTGCCATCTATGCCGGGCTTTCTTCTAAATTGGATTTAGTGCGGTTGACGGGAGGTTTGGTGGATAAATTCCCTAGCAACAGATAA
- a CDS encoding efflux RND transporter permease subunit, with translation MASLSTISINRPVLAIVMSLVIILFGVIGFSFLGVREFPSVDPPVVTVSTSYIGANADVIESQITEPLEDAVNGVPGIRTLTSVSREGRSSITVEFELGVNIEAAANDVRDKVSGALNRLPQDVDPPVVEKADADSSPIIFLTVRSDKRNLLEISRIAEIMFKERIQTIPGVSAVQIWGQQRYSMRIWMDPIKLASLKLAPSDVLQALNRENVELPAGRVEGQNTELTVRTLGRLTSEEDFNNLIIKEQGDNVVRVSDIGYAKLGPENERTILRRDGIPGCALAIVAQPGANNIDIANRLYKKLDQIQRDLPQDVSYQMSYDSTKYIRSSISEVEETIFIAFCLVLSIIFLFLRDWRTTIIPIATIPISLIGAFFVMYLLGFTINVLTLLGIVLAIGIVVDDAIVVLENIYVKVEEGENPEEAARKGSTEIYFAVISTTISVVAVFLPVIFLQGLTGRLFREFGLVVASSVAISAFVSLTLTPMMSAKILKRREVQPWLYRKTEPFFQALTAGYAKLLEGFMSKRWLAFVVILMSGFLIYYLGKITPSELSPLEDRSEFRLQAQAQEGATFEYMDRYVKELTQFISDEVPERNGMVSVTAPGFGSAGVNSGFVRVILKDPADRSRTQQGIVDDITVKMKKFTGVRTFTTQAQTIGDRRGGFPVQFVIQAPDIDKLRKVLPAFMTKASASPLFSFVDLDLKFNKPEINITIDRDKARTLGVNVLDISQTLQLGLSGSRFGNFVMDGKQYQIIGQVERGNRNEPLDLKTLYVKNKRGDLIQLDNLVQFQELSSPPQLYRFNRYSSAKVQAQLAKGAALGDGIKEMEKIASEVLDESYTTSLDGPSREFAESSSSIYLAFLIALAIIYLILAGQFESFKDPLVIMFTVPLALAGALLSLWYFNQTLNVFSQIGIIMLIGLVTKNGILIVEFANQQKEQGLSVLEAVKAAAASRFRPILMTSLSTILGILPIALALGAGSESRVSMGIAVIGGMMFATILTLFVIPAIYSYISSKHQKI, from the coding sequence ATGGCAAGCTTATCAACCATCAGTATCAACCGACCGGTGCTCGCAATTGTGATGTCGCTGGTGATTATTCTTTTTGGCGTGATTGGTTTTTCTTTCTTGGGTGTGCGCGAATTTCCGAGTGTGGATCCACCGGTGGTCACTGTTTCCACTAGTTATATTGGTGCAAATGCAGACGTAATTGAATCGCAAATTACTGAACCATTGGAAGATGCCGTGAATGGAGTGCCAGGCATCCGCACACTTACTTCGGTGAGCCGCGAAGGAAGAAGCAGTATCACTGTTGAGTTTGAATTGGGGGTGAACATTGAAGCAGCTGCCAACGATGTACGCGACAAAGTATCTGGTGCACTCAATCGGTTGCCACAGGATGTAGACCCTCCTGTGGTGGAGAAAGCGGATGCTGATTCAAGCCCGATAATTTTTCTCACTGTTCGCAGCGATAAACGAAATCTATTGGAGATTTCTCGCATTGCTGAAATCATGTTTAAGGAGCGTATCCAAACGATTCCGGGTGTAAGTGCCGTACAGATTTGGGGGCAGCAGCGCTACTCCATGCGGATATGGATGGATCCAATAAAATTGGCATCGCTCAAACTTGCGCCATCCGATGTGTTGCAAGCCCTCAATCGCGAAAACGTTGAATTGCCGGCCGGCCGTGTGGAAGGACAAAATACCGAACTTACCGTACGCACTTTAGGACGTTTGACGAGCGAAGAAGATTTTAATAACCTCATCATCAAAGAGCAAGGCGACAACGTAGTGCGTGTAAGTGATATTGGCTACGCCAAACTAGGCCCTGAAAATGAACGTACGATTTTAAGAAGAGACGGAATCCCTGGTTGTGCGCTCGCCATTGTAGCGCAGCCCGGTGCCAATAATATTGACATCGCCAATCGGTTGTACAAAAAGTTAGATCAAATTCAGCGCGATCTTCCCCAGGATGTAAGTTATCAGATGAGCTATGATTCTACTAAATACATCCGCTCATCCATTTCAGAAGTGGAAGAAACCATTTTCATCGCCTTCTGTCTAGTGCTTTCCATCATTTTCCTTTTTCTCCGCGATTGGCGTACCACCATCATTCCAATTGCAACTATTCCTATTTCTTTGATTGGCGCATTCTTCGTTATGTACTTGTTGGGTTTCACCATTAACGTGCTTACGCTGCTCGGCATTGTGTTGGCCATCGGCATTGTGGTGGACGATGCCATTGTAGTGTTGGAAAATATTTACGTGAAAGTGGAGGAGGGCGAAAACCCTGAAGAAGCTGCGCGCAAAGGTTCAACAGAAATTTATTTTGCTGTTATTTCTACCACTATTTCCGTGGTGGCGGTTTTCCTTCCGGTGATTTTCTTGCAAGGCCTCACGGGAAGATTGTTCCGAGAGTTTGGATTGGTGGTGGCCAGCTCTGTAGCGATTTCTGCTTTTGTTTCCTTAACGCTCACCCCCATGATGAGTGCCAAAATTTTAAAACGCAGAGAAGTACAGCCTTGGCTCTACCGAAAGACCGAACCATTTTTTCAGGCTCTTACCGCGGGCTATGCCAAATTATTGGAAGGATTTATGAGTAAACGTTGGCTCGCCTTTGTGGTGATTCTTATGTCTGGTTTTTTGATTTACTATTTAGGAAAAATCACCCCATCCGAATTGTCTCCCTTAGAAGACAGAAGCGAATTCCGCTTGCAGGCCCAAGCACAAGAAGGCGCCACGTTTGAATACATGGATCGCTATGTAAAAGAACTGACCCAGTTTATTTCAGACGAAGTTCCCGAACGAAACGGAATGGTGAGTGTAACCGCACCAGGTTTTGGAAGCGCGGGTGTCAATTCAGGTTTTGTTCGAGTGATTTTAAAAGACCCGGCCGATAGAAGCAGAACACAGCAAGGCATTGTGGATGACATTACTGTGAAGATGAAAAAATTCACAGGCGTGCGCACGTTCACCACCCAAGCGCAAACCATTGGCGATAGACGTGGCGGCTTCCCGGTTCAGTTTGTGATCCAAGCACCTGACATCGATAAGTTGAGGAAGGTATTGCCCGCGTTTATGACCAAAGCATCAGCAAGTCCACTGTTTTCTTTTGTTGATTTAGATCTGAAATTCAACAAACCCGAAATCAACATCACCATTGACAGAGACAAGGCGCGTACACTTGGCGTGAATGTATTGGACATCTCACAGACCTTGCAATTGGGATTGAGCGGCTCGCGCTTCGGCAATTTTGTAATGGACGGAAAGCAATATCAAATCATTGGCCAAGTGGAGCGTGGCAATCGAAACGAACCATTGGATTTAAAGACCTTGTACGTAAAAAACAAGCGGGGTGACTTAATTCAGTTAGATAATCTGGTACAATTTCAAGAACTGAGCAGCCCACCTCAGCTGTATCGCTTTAACCGTTATTCCTCTGCCAAAGTGCAAGCTCAGCTGGCAAAAGGCGCGGCTTTGGGCGATGGCATTAAAGAGATGGAAAAAATTGCCAGTGAAGTATTGGACGAAAGTTATACCACCAGCTTAGATGGCCCTTCGCGCGAATTTGCTGAAAGCTCATCTAGCATTTACCTCGCATTCTTAATTGCATTAGCGATCATCTATTTGATTTTGGCCGGTCAATTTGAAAGTTTCAAAGACCCGTTGGTGATTATGTTTACCGTGCCGTTGGCGTTGGCAGGTGCCTTGCTTTCCCTTTGGTATTTCAACCAAACATTAAATGTGTTTAGCCAAATCGGTATCATCATGTTGATCGGCCTCGTAACCAAAAACGGAATTTTGATAGTGGAATTTGCTAATCAACAAAAAGAGCAAGGCCTCAGTGTTTTAGAGGCTGTAAAAGCAGCCGCTGCTTCACGCTTCCGCCCCATATTAATGACAAGTCTTTCAACGATATTGGGAATCTTGCCGATTGCCTTAGCATTGGGCGCAGGTTCTGAAAGCCGTGTTTCCATGGGCATTGCCGTTATTGGCGGAATGATGTTCGCTACGATTTTAACGTTGTTCGTTATCCCAGCCATTTATTCATACATCAGTAGTAAGCACCAAAAGATTTAA